The following are from one region of the Thermococcus cleftensis genome:
- a CDS encoding 30S ribosomal protein S9, whose protein sequence is MRVIQTAGKRKTAIARATIREGKGRVRINHRPVEIIEPEIARFTIMEPLVLAGEEIVSKVDIDVKVEGGGFMGQAEAARVAIARALVEWTNDMNLKEKFMKYDRTMLVGDSRRTEPHKPNRSTKGPRAKRQKSYR, encoded by the coding sequence ATGAGGGTCATTCAGACTGCTGGTAAGAGGAAGACGGCCATCGCGAGGGCCACCATAAGGGAAGGAAAGGGCAGAGTCAGGATCAACCACAGGCCGGTCGAGATCATTGAGCCGGAGATAGCGCGCTTCACCATAATGGAGCCGCTCGTCCTCGCTGGCGAGGAGATAGTCAGCAAAGTGGACATAGACGTCAAGGTCGAGGGCGGTGGCTTCATGGGTCAGGCCGAGGCCGCTAGGGTTGCCATAGCCAGGGCCCTCGTCGAGTGGACCAACGACATGAACCTCAAGGAAAAGTTTATGAAGTACGACAGAACCATGCTCGTTGGGGACAGCAGGAGAACCGAGCCGCACAAGCCCAACCGCTCCACCAAGGGTCCGAGGGCCAAGAGGCAGAAGTCCTACCGCTGA